One genomic segment of Pedobacter endophyticus includes these proteins:
- a CDS encoding lantibiotic dehydratase — MKVNIDSTLIFRTPKFSYTDELGDCWDELKAAIALSSTSFYETIKDVNVSGLDALPPKIYFTIWKYFNRAKFRSTPYGTFASFTILENAIDENKSQIVINERQKLTELLDWPLKNNIQFNINDLLNKNCLLFSNSSYYLTPQSCRYIACTDGVFELAEIDKNEEVLQILAACLTPLRVNDLVTKLGLENEALPELYELLQDMHELQLIFTAYDPNIIGEDYFDRIGIKSDEQAAKYIIAERHAQTGALNNPILRALPGLIDLLHHSIRQGERTALQQFVRNFKKRFEDKEVPLLQALDPELGVGYDDLEQAGTNDDLIAQLSSKKNKEADVDDLKSLLSQQLSAQKFNSADPILLNKLPLKPLEKVNPLPNSVSVLMSVVDDLIFIDQIGGTTANALSGRFTMASSKVEAYCKATAQREQSANEDVLFFDVAYMVEANIDNINRRKLVYDHQLSILNFDTSAEPLTLNDIQIAMRGSDIILRSKKLNRRIVPKMASAYNYSRSDLSVFRLLCDLQHHRQQTNLSVSLESLFPNLRYYPRLQYHNIILSASKWKIDKQNLTDTKQQFFSVNDCRTYLKSLGVNGLFKTGVSDQTLCFDVESDNDVSAFLQYMQKQTSVYLEEVVLPINSAVVDEAGKPYMAQFILNLYHQNKIYNSILPQSEAPAVQEIFPPGKEWLYFEVFCHQQRADQLLVEIVSPFVTAHQQHIKSWFFIRYNENGDHIRFRILLNDERDGQKLTSLFVNDLDAYLAAGLISDIQIKTYKREVNRYGADLIGTVETHFCADSKYILSLIETQPDNFSKYKLCSSLVEHIQASKVLSADRLAKVIKHVSDAFNEEHRLEPADFKKLNSQYQQFRKLENVPLTAYQAEHFEGFATSLVSTLGSASEQNREKLFSDLIHMHVNRLFNKDQRTHEMVIHYFLLKDIQRVLAMQR; from the coding sequence ATGAAAGTTAACATCGACTCCACCTTAATTTTTAGAACGCCCAAATTTTCGTACACAGACGAATTGGGCGATTGCTGGGATGAGTTGAAAGCCGCCATTGCCCTGTCTTCAACGTCGTTTTACGAAACAATAAAAGATGTTAACGTAAGCGGACTTGATGCGCTGCCTCCAAAAATCTATTTTACCATTTGGAAATACTTTAACAGGGCCAAATTTCGCTCAACACCATACGGAACCTTCGCCAGTTTCACCATTTTGGAGAATGCGATCGATGAAAACAAAAGTCAGATTGTAATTAATGAGCGCCAAAAACTGACTGAGTTGCTCGATTGGCCACTTAAAAACAACATTCAGTTTAACATTAACGACTTACTTAATAAAAACTGCCTGCTTTTTAGCAACAGCAGTTACTATTTAACACCGCAAAGCTGCCGTTATATTGCCTGTACCGATGGTGTTTTTGAGCTGGCAGAAATTGATAAAAACGAGGAGGTGTTGCAGATTTTAGCGGCTTGCTTAACGCCTTTACGAGTTAACGATCTGGTAACAAAGCTCGGTTTAGAAAACGAGGCCCTGCCCGAATTGTACGAACTTTTGCAAGATATGCACGAGCTGCAGCTGATTTTTACAGCATACGACCCAAATATTATCGGCGAGGATTATTTCGACAGGATTGGAATAAAAAGCGATGAACAGGCGGCAAAATACATTATTGCCGAAAGGCATGCACAGACTGGCGCACTAAATAACCCTATTTTAAGGGCCTTGCCAGGTTTGATCGATTTATTGCACCACAGCATTCGGCAAGGCGAGCGGACCGCATTGCAGCAGTTTGTACGCAACTTTAAGAAAAGATTTGAAGATAAAGAAGTGCCTTTGCTGCAAGCCCTCGACCCCGAACTGGGCGTTGGCTATGACGATTTGGAACAAGCCGGAACCAATGATGACCTTATCGCTCAGTTGAGCAGTAAAAAGAATAAAGAGGCCGATGTGGACGACCTCAAATCGCTGCTTTCGCAACAACTATCAGCGCAAAAATTCAATAGCGCCGATCCCATTTTGTTAAACAAACTTCCGCTGAAACCGCTCGAAAAAGTAAACCCACTTCCTAATTCGGTGAGTGTACTGATGTCGGTTGTAGATGATTTAATTTTTATCGATCAAATTGGTGGCACCACCGCAAATGCACTAAGTGGCCGGTTTACAATGGCCAGTTCTAAAGTGGAAGCCTATTGTAAAGCCACCGCACAGAGAGAGCAAAGCGCAAATGAAGACGTACTTTTTTTCGATGTGGCCTATATGGTCGAAGCCAATATCGACAACATTAACAGGCGTAAGCTCGTGTACGATCATCAGCTCTCGATTTTAAATTTCGACACTTCGGCAGAGCCACTGACACTCAACGATATTCAAATCGCTATGCGAGGGTCGGACATTATTTTGCGCTCCAAAAAACTGAACAGGCGCATTGTTCCCAAAATGGCCTCCGCCTATAACTACAGCAGATCAGACCTTTCGGTTTTTAGGCTGTTGTGCGATTTGCAGCACCATCGCCAGCAAACAAACCTTTCCGTTTCGCTCGAAAGCCTGTTTCCAAACCTCCGTTATTACCCAAGGCTGCAATACCATAACATCATATTGAGTGCCTCGAAATGGAAAATCGATAAACAAAACCTAACCGACACGAAACAGCAGTTTTTTTCTGTTAACGATTGCAGAACGTATCTAAAATCGCTGGGTGTTAACGGCCTTTTCAAAACAGGGGTGTCCGATCAAACCCTTTGCTTTGATGTGGAAAGCGATAACGATGTTTCGGCGTTTTTACAGTACATGCAAAAACAAACCAGCGTTTACCTGGAAGAAGTGGTTTTACCCATAAACAGCGCTGTAGTTGATGAAGCAGGGAAACCTTATATGGCCCAGTTCATTCTAAACCTTTATCACCAAAACAAAATATACAACAGCATTTTGCCACAAAGCGAGGCACCTGCGGTGCAAGAAATCTTTCCTCCGGGAAAAGAATGGCTTTATTTTGAGGTTTTTTGCCATCAACAACGTGCCGATCAGCTCCTTGTAGAAATTGTTTCTCCCTTTGTAACAGCACATCAACAGCACATTAAATCGTGGTTCTTTATCCGCTACAACGAAAATGGCGATCACATCAGGTTTCGCATCCTTTTAAACGATGAGCGTGACGGACAAAAACTAACTTCGCTATTCGTTAACGATTTAGATGCATATTTAGCTGCCGGCCTGATATCCGACATACAGATTAAGACCTACAAACGCGAAGTAAACAGGTATGGGGCAGATTTGATAGGCACTGTAGAAACACATTTCTGCGCCGATAGCAAATATATATTGTCTCTTATCGAAACACAGCCCGACAATTTTAGCAAGTATAAACTTTGTTCGAGCCTGGTGGAGCATATTCAGGCGTCAAAAGTGCTCAGCGCCGATAGGCTGGCCAAGGTAATAAAGCACGTATCAGACGCTTTTAATGAGGAACATCGACTTGAACCGGCAGATTTCAAAAAGCTGAACAGTCAATACCAGCAATTTAGAAAACTCGAAAATGTGCCGCTAACTGCGTATCAGGCAGAACATTTCGAGGGATTTGCAACAAGCCTGGTATCTACGTTAGGCAGTGCCAGCGAACAAAACCGGGAAAAACTGTTTTCGGACTTAATCCACATGCACGTAAACCGACTTTTCAATAAAGATCAGCGCACCCACGAAATGGTGATTCATTACTTTCTGCTTAAAGATATTCAACGCGTACTCGCCATGCAACGCTAG